From the genome of Paraburkholderia flava, one region includes:
- a CDS encoding class II glutamine amidotransferase, producing the protein MCRWLAYTGNPIQLETVLFRAQHSLIDQSLHARLGATTTNGDGFGVGWYGHPTDPPFRYRCVQPAWSDRNLREAARAVRAGRFVAHIRAATDTPVQETNCHPFRYGHWMFVHNGSIRNFPAVRRDLMMAVAPDLFMGMEGSTDSELMFFLALTFGLERDPVAALERMVGLVEETGRRYGVEHPLNMTVCAMNGEQIVAVRYSSERDSRSLFHSTSFKHLHELYPDDPRIKAVGDDAYLVLSEPLVDLPGVWEEVPEATAIVARGTDIRQSVFVPQAG; encoded by the coding sequence ATGTGCCGCTGGCTTGCCTACACAGGGAACCCGATCCAGCTCGAAACGGTACTGTTTCGCGCGCAGCATTCGCTGATCGACCAGAGCCTGCACGCGCGCCTCGGCGCGACGACGACCAATGGCGATGGCTTCGGCGTCGGCTGGTACGGTCATCCGACCGATCCGCCGTTCCGCTATCGCTGCGTGCAGCCTGCGTGGAGCGACCGCAATCTGCGCGAAGCGGCCCGCGCGGTGCGCGCGGGCCGCTTCGTCGCGCACATCCGCGCGGCCACCGATACGCCGGTGCAGGAAACCAACTGCCATCCGTTCCGTTACGGCCACTGGATGTTCGTGCACAACGGTTCGATCCGCAATTTTCCGGCGGTGCGACGCGATCTGATGATGGCGGTCGCGCCGGATCTGTTCATGGGCATGGAAGGGTCGACCGATTCGGAACTGATGTTCTTTCTCGCGCTGACGTTCGGGCTCGAACGCGATCCGGTTGCCGCGCTTGAACGGATGGTCGGACTCGTCGAGGAAACGGGGCGACGTTACGGCGTCGAGCATCCGCTGAACATGACCGTGTGCGCGATGAACGGCGAGCAGATCGTCGCGGTCCGCTATTCGAGCGAACGCGATTCGCGCTCGCTGTTTCACAGCACGTCGTTCAAGCATCTGCACGAGCTTTATCCGGACGATCCACGTATCAAGGCGGTCGGCGACGATGCTTACCTGGTGCTGTCGGAACCGCTGGTCGATCTGCCGGGCGTGTGGGAGGAGGTGCCCGAAGCGACGGCGATCGTCGCGCGTGGTACCGATATTCGGCAGAGTGTGTTTGTGCCGCAGGCGGGGTGA
- a CDS encoding M20 family metallopeptidase: MTASPSTRAAAIDAAFDVFDSGALLEQLKRRVACKTESQNPSRADALHAYLTDEIAPALRPLGFTTRLVANPDPKGGPLLFAERHEGADLPTVLTYGHGDVVRGYDDQWRAGLKPWEIVVEGDRWYGRGTADNKGQHSINFAALAAVLHARDGRLGYNVKVLFETSEEVSSPGLHALCETESDALAADLFLASDGPRVSAERPTLFLGSRGAVLFELSINLRDGGHHSGNWGGVLRNPAVVLAHAISSLVDRNGRIVVDGLRPPPVSAAVRRALADIELGRDEQSPAIDPTWGEPGLTPTERVIAWNALEVLAFKSGNADAPVNAIPPSAKAVCQLRFVVGTDWEQTAHHLEAHFARLGFDDVRVTVSAGSAATRLDLDDPWVTWALASMRATTGKEPALLPNLGGTVPNDAFAGTLNLPTLWVPHSYPACAQHAPNEHLLGSVAREALGVMAGLWWDLGDAAAGIVATRRVVANASEAS; this comes from the coding sequence TTGACCGCAAGCCCGAGCACCCGTGCCGCAGCCATCGATGCGGCGTTTGACGTTTTCGATTCGGGCGCGCTGCTCGAACAACTCAAGCGCCGCGTCGCGTGCAAGACCGAGAGTCAGAATCCATCCCGCGCGGACGCGCTGCACGCGTATCTGACCGACGAAATCGCGCCGGCACTACGGCCGCTCGGCTTCACAACGCGGCTCGTCGCAAATCCCGATCCGAAAGGCGGCCCGCTGCTGTTCGCGGAACGCCATGAAGGCGCGGATCTGCCGACGGTTCTTACCTATGGCCACGGCGACGTCGTGCGCGGCTACGACGACCAGTGGCGCGCGGGACTAAAGCCATGGGAGATCGTCGTCGAAGGCGATCGCTGGTACGGTCGCGGCACCGCCGACAACAAAGGCCAGCACTCGATCAACTTCGCCGCGCTCGCCGCCGTGCTGCACGCGCGCGACGGCCGGCTCGGCTACAACGTGAAAGTGCTGTTCGAAACCAGCGAGGAAGTCAGCTCGCCGGGTCTGCATGCGCTGTGCGAAACGGAAAGCGATGCGCTCGCCGCCGATCTGTTTCTCGCCAGCGACGGGCCGCGCGTATCCGCCGAACGACCGACGCTGTTCCTCGGTTCGCGCGGCGCGGTGCTGTTCGAACTGTCGATCAATCTGCGTGACGGCGGCCATCACTCCGGCAACTGGGGCGGCGTGCTGCGCAATCCAGCCGTCGTGCTGGCGCATGCGATCTCGAGCCTCGTCGATCGTAACGGGCGCATCGTCGTCGATGGCTTGCGGCCGCCTCCCGTTTCCGCTGCGGTAAGGCGTGCACTGGCCGATATCGAACTCGGCCGCGACGAGCAGTCGCCCGCGATCGATCCCACGTGGGGCGAACCCGGTCTGACGCCGACCGAGCGCGTGATCGCATGGAACGCGCTCGAAGTGCTCGCGTTCAAGTCGGGCAATGCGGACGCACCGGTCAATGCGATTCCGCCGTCGGCGAAAGCGGTGTGTCAGTTGCGCTTCGTCGTCGGGACCGATTGGGAACAGACCGCGCATCACCTCGAAGCGCACTTCGCGCGACTCGGATTCGACGACGTGCGCGTCACGGTGTCGGCGGGCAGCGCGGCGACGCGGCTCGATCTCGACGATCCGTGGGTGACCTGGGCGCTCGCGTCGATGCGCGCGACGACCGGCAAGGAGCCGGCGCTGCTGCCGAATCTCGGCGGCACCGTGCCGAACGACGCGTTCGCCGGCACGCTGAATCTGCCCACGCTGTGGGTGCCGCATTCGTACCCCGCGTGTGCGCAGCATGCACCGAACGAGCACCTGCTCGGCTCGGTCGCACGCGAGGCGCTCGGGGTAATGGCGGGTCTGTGGTGGGACCTCGGCGATGCAGCGGCGGGCATCGTCGCGACACGTCGTGTAGTCGCGAATGCATCGGAGGCGTCATGA
- a CDS encoding LysR family transcriptional regulator has product MLHGIALRYFVEVARTGSLAAASENLHVAVSALSRQIAKLEQEVGTPLFERLPRGMVLTESGELLAQHARRALMDADTVLADISAAHALGGGMVRIGCTEGFTRYFLPALLAAFHTENPLTRFVLRSGTPAQVEHWVEIGDVDLGLSFSTATSTSVSVEFTDSAPVCALLRPNHPLADKARLTLDDLLAYPLAVLERGTTVRQLIDWCCSARGRHFEPILTSNNSSAMHHFAALTGTITLGSRIALKGMQNESSLLAKEIDEPLLQQRQLQVTTMKDRRLPTIVERFLVKLKEALSETG; this is encoded by the coding sequence ATGTTGCACGGCATCGCGTTGCGCTATTTCGTCGAAGTCGCCCGGACGGGCTCGCTGGCGGCGGCGTCGGAGAATCTGCACGTCGCTGTGTCTGCCCTTAGCCGGCAGATCGCGAAGCTCGAACAGGAGGTCGGCACGCCGCTGTTCGAACGTCTGCCGCGCGGCATGGTGCTGACCGAATCCGGCGAGCTGCTCGCGCAGCATGCGCGGCGTGCGCTGATGGATGCCGATACCGTGCTCGCCGACATTTCGGCGGCGCATGCGCTAGGCGGCGGCATGGTGCGGATCGGTTGTACCGAGGGCTTCACGCGTTATTTTCTGCCGGCTCTGCTTGCCGCGTTTCATACAGAGAATCCACTGACACGCTTCGTGTTGCGTTCGGGCACACCCGCTCAGGTCGAGCACTGGGTGGAGATCGGCGACGTCGATCTCGGTCTTTCGTTTTCCACGGCGACGTCGACGTCCGTCAGCGTCGAGTTCACCGATAGCGCGCCGGTCTGTGCGCTGCTGCGTCCCAATCATCCGCTAGCGGATAAGGCGCGCTTGACGCTCGATGATCTGCTCGCTTATCCGCTCGCGGTACTCGAACGCGGGACGACGGTGCGTCAGTTGATCGACTGGTGCTGTTCGGCGCGCGGCCGTCATTTCGAACCGATATTGACGAGCAACAACTCCAGCGCGATGCATCACTTCGCTGCACTCACCGGCACGATCACGCTCGGGAGCCGTATTGCACTGAAGGGCATGCAGAACGAGTCTTCGCTGCTCGCGAAAGAGATCGACGAGCCGTTGTTACAGCAGCGGCAGTTGCAGGTGACGACGATGAAGGATCGGCGGTTGCCGACTATTGTCGAGCGGTTTTTGGTGAAGCTGAAGGAGGCGTTGAGCGAGACGGGGTGA
- a CDS encoding DUF3304 domain-containing protein, producing MLFALSACAGSSLLPDDPLASDHPLWMVPIDKTDRGAVNMAVEKYGMGGAYPHSGGGAAACCYPGPRDWSKPVTVHWEWDTVVDLRTTVAPPTEPHSIVVHFPPGGPAKDDRYLCLILRDRNTAELAFSRVASHCATK from the coding sequence GTGCTGTTCGCGCTGTCTGCTTGCGCGGGCAGTTCGCTACTACCCGACGATCCGCTCGCGAGCGACCATCCGCTGTGGATGGTCCCGATCGACAAGACCGACCGCGGGGCCGTCAACATGGCCGTCGAGAAGTACGGGATGGGTGGCGCCTATCCACATAGCGGCGGTGGCGCCGCAGCCTGCTGCTACCCCGGCCCCAGGGACTGGAGCAAGCCTGTCACGGTTCACTGGGAGTGGGACACGGTGGTCGATCTAAGGACCACGGTGGCGCCTCCAACCGAACCGCATTCAATTGTTGTGCACTTCCCGCCAGGTGGACCCGCGAAGGATGACCGCTACCTGTGCCTCATCCTGCGCGACCGCAATACGGCTGAACTTGCGTTCTCACGTGTCGCCTCTCACTGCGCCACCAAATAA
- a CDS encoding DUF3304 domain-containing protein has product MTASLRTVALAAYALLVLSACEGRSLLPDDSLASDHPLWMVPVNHIDRWAVNMAVDRYGMGGAPPNGGGGAAACCYPGPRDWSKPVTVHWEWDTVVDLRTKVAPPTEPHSMVTHFPPGGPAKDEDYLCLILRDNDTAELAFARSRTRCANK; this is encoded by the coding sequence ATGACCGCCTCGCTTCGTACCGTTGCTCTTGCTGCGTACGCGTTACTCGTGCTGTCCGCCTGCGAGGGCCGTTCGTTACTGCCCGACGATTCGCTCGCGAGCGACCATCCCTTGTGGATGGTTCCCGTCAATCATATCGACCGCTGGGCGGTCAACATGGCGGTTGACCGATACGGGATGGGAGGGGCGCCTCCAAACGGTGGTGGCGGCGCCGCAGCGTGCTGCTACCCCGGCCCCAGGGACTGGAGCAAGCCTGTCACGGTTCACTGGGAGTGGGACACGGTGGTCGATCTCAGGACAAAGGTGGCGCCTCCAACCGAACCGCATTCAATGGTGACGCATTTCCCGCCGGGTGGACCCGCGAAGGATGAGGACTACCTGTGCCTGATCCTGCGCGATAACGATACGGCAGAGCTGGCGTTCGCGCGAAGCCGCACTCGCTGCGCAAACAAATAA
- a CDS encoding T6SS phospholipase effector Tle1-like catalytic domain-containing protein has protein sequence MTVRQADAPVSDAELDRAAARGMSRRFADEWPSDPKVRMQCRLYPKLSFFFDGTGNNLYQELEKPEHEQALSNVAKLYLAAIDDRVGQGATPTYISGVGTPFRVPRRAPGYFTELLRDDRGGNTGLGLGVGGQTRIDAAIAAFEIILGEDWSPEARQHMPFISLSVLGFSRGATEARAFVRKLLSRCVDKDGQRCWIGKDLRRIPLRITFMGLFDTVASVGGPTLHLDWGAELAIPPEVEQCVHYVAAHEVREAFPLDSVRVDRSYLANCEEVVYPGVHADVGGGYAPDEQGRSNLLSRIPLRDMYAEALAAGVPLLSLDRLPAQWHRHFLLADDEPIVKQYQDYMASLPLAEPTVEALIQAHRRLLFQWRGGLARRGADSRVLGQLYGMRGVSAAACQVVAAATTRDHPECDPAEWTYAVPPSPEKQAVQLLGEQRRLEQRIAFLRNPVEGRQGNRDWPPPEPRKRTAYEDLILSAWDVPTAVPPAVDGLLAGNVHDSVAHFTSWPCALYDPRGIYCDQVRYYAARPWLGPRPEVMTG, from the coding sequence ATGACTGTACGTCAGGCTGACGCGCCCGTGAGCGATGCCGAACTGGACCGCGCCGCTGCACGCGGAATGAGCCGGCGGTTTGCCGACGAATGGCCCAGCGATCCCAAGGTCCGCATGCAGTGCCGCCTTTACCCGAAGCTCAGCTTCTTCTTCGACGGCACAGGCAACAACCTGTACCAGGAACTGGAGAAACCGGAACATGAGCAGGCGCTGTCGAACGTGGCGAAGCTCTATCTGGCCGCGATCGACGATCGTGTTGGACAAGGCGCCACGCCAACCTACATCTCCGGGGTCGGCACGCCGTTCCGGGTTCCGAGGCGTGCACCCGGATACTTCACCGAACTGCTGCGCGATGATCGCGGCGGGAACACGGGGTTGGGCCTGGGCGTCGGAGGACAGACCCGGATCGACGCGGCCATCGCCGCATTCGAAATAATCCTCGGCGAGGACTGGAGCCCGGAAGCGCGGCAGCACATGCCGTTCATCAGCCTCTCGGTGTTGGGGTTCTCGCGCGGCGCGACCGAGGCCCGCGCGTTCGTGCGGAAACTGCTCTCGCGGTGCGTCGACAAGGACGGGCAACGGTGCTGGATCGGGAAAGATCTGCGGCGCATTCCGCTGCGCATCACGTTCATGGGTCTGTTCGATACGGTGGCGTCGGTGGGCGGACCCACCCTCCATCTGGACTGGGGGGCCGAACTGGCGATTCCGCCCGAGGTCGAGCAGTGCGTGCATTACGTTGCCGCGCACGAGGTTCGTGAGGCCTTTCCGCTGGATTCGGTGCGCGTGGACCGGAGCTATCTGGCCAACTGCGAGGAAGTCGTCTATCCCGGCGTGCACGCCGATGTGGGCGGCGGCTATGCGCCGGACGAACAGGGGCGCAGCAACCTCCTGTCGCGAATTCCGTTGCGTGACATGTATGCGGAAGCGCTTGCGGCCGGTGTGCCGCTGCTGTCGCTGGATCGATTGCCTGCACAGTGGCACCGCCACTTCCTCCTCGCAGACGACGAGCCCATAGTGAAGCAATACCAGGACTACATGGCCAGCCTGCCTCTCGCGGAGCCCACAGTCGAAGCGCTGATCCAGGCCCACCGGCGCCTGCTATTCCAGTGGCGAGGCGGCCTTGCCCGACGGGGCGCCGACAGCCGCGTCCTCGGACAGCTATACGGCATGCGTGGCGTGTCCGCGGCAGCCTGCCAGGTCGTGGCGGCGGCCACCACCCGGGATCATCCTGAGTGTGACCCGGCGGAGTGGACGTATGCCGTCCCGCCGAGCCCCGAGAAGCAGGCGGTCCAGTTACTCGGTGAGCAGCGCAGACTGGAGCAACGTATTGCTTTCCTGCGCAATCCCGTCGAAGGCCGGCAGGGCAATCGCGACTGGCCGCCTCCGGAGCCGCGCAAGCGCACAGCGTATGAAGATCTCATCCTGTCGGCGTGGGACGTGCCCACTGCGGTGCCGCCTGCGGTCGATGGGCTGCTGGCCGGCAATGTGCATGACTCGGTCGCCCACTTCACGTCGTGGCCGTGCGCCCTGTACGACCCACGTGGTATCTATTGCGATCAGGTTCGGTACTACGCTGCGAGGCCGTGGCTCGGACCTCGCCCGGAAGTCATGACCGGATGA
- a CDS encoding acyltransferase family protein produces MSSSSAHIKGFNGLRALAVTLVFLDHKARIHAFNLSDLGVWMFFVLSGYLIIGELHRQRRRIEASGETTTVREQMRVFFTKRALRIFPVYYAVLCLLLVLQHFYRHAGPDLGFAYHFTYLSNVWIGLVTGHWVGPFGVFWSLAVEQQFYLVAPFVFLLTPSRWHPFVCIGAIVAGGIAHVAMYATHVDDITIYVLSPWNFSILAIGGLGYMLSTMPSSVALRRMLNGAPMLLVGIAGIVFFAASAQWLGANDPGRNAWFDFALTFSVALVVLWIVHNQSSYFVAALELRPLAYFGTISYGFYLMHNFIPNPLGPALAIYGGLHVAPVLVETLGVLLDFALSVLAAGLSWRFLESPIMALRKRVTGRREGWRDAVKVRHIST; encoded by the coding sequence ATGTCTTCGTCCTCCGCCCACATCAAAGGCTTCAACGGATTGCGCGCGCTGGCCGTGACGCTGGTTTTCCTCGACCACAAGGCGCGCATCCACGCATTCAATCTGTCCGATCTCGGCGTGTGGATGTTCTTCGTGCTGAGCGGGTATCTGATCATCGGCGAATTGCACCGGCAGCGTCGCAGGATCGAAGCGTCCGGCGAGACCACGACCGTACGCGAACAGATGCGCGTGTTCTTCACGAAACGCGCATTGCGTATCTTTCCGGTCTACTACGCGGTGCTCTGCTTGCTGCTCGTGCTGCAGCATTTCTATCGGCACGCGGGCCCGGATCTCGGGTTCGCGTATCACTTCACGTATCTGTCGAACGTGTGGATCGGGCTCGTCACCGGGCATTGGGTCGGACCGTTCGGCGTGTTCTGGTCGCTGGCCGTCGAGCAGCAGTTCTATCTGGTCGCGCCGTTCGTGTTTCTGCTGACGCCGTCGCGCTGGCATCCGTTCGTCTGCATTGGAGCGATCGTCGCGGGCGGCATCGCACATGTCGCGATGTACGCGACGCATGTCGACGACATCACGATCTACGTGCTGTCGCCGTGGAATTTCTCGATCCTGGCGATCGGCGGCTTGGGCTACATGCTGTCGACGATGCCCTCGTCGGTCGCATTGCGGCGGATGCTGAATGGCGCACCGATGCTGCTCGTCGGCATTGCAGGCATCGTGTTCTTCGCGGCAAGCGCGCAATGGCTCGGCGCAAACGATCCCGGCCGCAACGCGTGGTTCGATTTCGCGCTCACGTTCTCGGTCGCGCTCGTCGTGCTGTGGATCGTGCACAACCAGTCGAGCTACTTTGTCGCTGCGCTGGAGCTTCGGCCACTCGCGTACTTCGGTACGATCAGCTACGGCTTCTATCTGATGCACAACTTCATTCCGAATCCGCTTGGGCCGGCGCTTGCGATTTATGGTGGACTGCATGTTGCGCCGGTGCTTGTCGAAACGCTCGGCGTGTTGCTCGATTTCGCGCTATCCGTGCTCGCTGCGGGATTGTCGTGGCGGTTTCTCGAATCACCGATCATGGCGTTGCGCAAGCGCGTTACGGGTCGTCGCGAGGGTTGGCGGGACGCGGTAAAAGTCCGCCATATCTCGACGTGA
- a CDS encoding NAD(P)-dependent oxidoreductase → MTGTARPIGFIGLGSMGEAMALNLAKAGTPLLVWNRSRDKTASLAAVGARVADSAADVFRQADIVILMLADGAAIDAVLDRNGPAFAARVENRIVVHMGTTSPTYSHALEADIRAAGGHYVEAPVSGSRKPAEAGQLVAMLAGDPATVERVAPVFAPMCRQTTFCGAVPNALLMKLSVNLFLISMVTGLAEAVHFAQRNGVDATQLVAVLNAGPMASDVSRVKASKLTGRDFSMQASIADVLKNNRLIAEAAREAGIASPLLDVCHALYGETLALGHGAGDMAAVLTAIEARTAALPASEATR, encoded by the coding sequence ATGACCGGCACTGCACGCCCCATCGGTTTCATCGGGCTCGGCTCGATGGGCGAAGCGATGGCACTGAACCTTGCTAAAGCGGGCACACCGCTGCTCGTGTGGAACCGCTCGCGCGATAAAACAGCATCGCTCGCGGCAGTCGGCGCACGCGTCGCCGACAGTGCAGCCGACGTGTTCCGTCAGGCCGACATCGTGATCCTGATGCTCGCGGACGGCGCCGCGATCGACGCAGTGCTCGACCGCAATGGTCCCGCTTTTGCTGCGCGCGTCGAGAACCGCATCGTCGTGCATATGGGTACGACATCGCCGACGTATTCGCATGCGCTCGAAGCCGACATCCGCGCAGCCGGCGGACACTATGTCGAAGCGCCGGTGTCCGGCTCGCGCAAACCGGCCGAAGCGGGTCAACTGGTCGCGATGCTCGCCGGCGATCCAGCGACCGTCGAACGCGTTGCCCCCGTCTTCGCCCCAATGTGTCGACAGACGACCTTCTGCGGTGCCGTACCGAATGCGCTGCTGATGAAGCTCTCGGTAAATCTGTTTTTGATCTCCATGGTCACAGGCCTCGCGGAGGCAGTGCATTTCGCGCAGCGCAACGGCGTCGACGCGACGCAGCTGGTCGCAGTACTCAATGCCGGTCCGATGGCAAGCGACGTATCGCGCGTGAAGGCATCGAAGCTGACCGGTCGCGATTTCTCGATGCAGGCCTCGATCGCCGACGTGCTCAAGAACAATCGATTGATCGCAGAGGCCGCGCGCGAAGCGGGCATCGCTTCACCACTGCTCGACGTTTGCCATGCGTTGTATGGCGAGACGCTTGCACTCGGTCATGGTGCCGGGGACATGGCCGCAGTGTTGACTGCGATCGAGGCGCGGACCGCTGCGTTACCGGCAAGCGAAGCAACGCGCTAG